One stretch of Chryseobacterium sp. LJ668 DNA includes these proteins:
- a CDS encoding beta propeller repeat protein: MKKLFPLFLLIFGTFISAQNVKFETLLTDKISIRALEISEGKVWYSGTDSKFGYVDLKNIQNQKQIKLSEKKLQFRTLAQDKNSFYTINIESPAQFFKIDKKSLKFNVVYQDTAKTAFYDALYFNKNKFYAFSDPSGDLNLKLLQFNLNKGKFEIKKYSHLKMNVGEAAFAASNTNISGGLNYIWIGTGGNSSRILRLNLKNDKLEAFDTPFVQGISSQGIYSIDFSDDKFGIAVGGDYTKQEANINNIATTNNGGETWQIQASGKNSGYTTCVKIKPGSKGKEIIAVGDQHISYSSDFGKTWKKISDEKALFVCEWIDKNAVVFAGKDRIIKMKLD; this comes from the coding sequence ATGAAAAAACTTTTTCCATTGTTCCTTTTAATATTTGGAACATTTATCTCTGCACAGAATGTGAAATTTGAAACACTGCTTACCGACAAGATAAGCATCAGAGCCCTGGAAATATCGGAAGGCAAAGTCTGGTACAGCGGAACCGATTCTAAATTTGGATATGTTGATTTAAAAAATATTCAAAATCAGAAGCAAATAAAGCTTTCTGAAAAGAAATTGCAGTTCAGAACTTTGGCGCAGGATAAAAATTCATTTTACACGATCAACATAGAAAGTCCCGCGCAGTTTTTCAAAATTGACAAAAAGAGCCTGAAATTTAATGTAGTTTATCAGGATACAGCAAAAACAGCTTTTTATGATGCTCTGTATTTTAATAAAAATAAGTTCTATGCTTTTTCAGATCCTTCTGGAGATTTGAATCTAAAACTGTTGCAATTCAATTTGAATAAAGGAAAATTCGAAATTAAAAAGTACTCACATTTAAAAATGAATGTGGGTGAAGCGGCTTTTGCAGCGAGTAATACCAATATTTCTGGAGGACTAAATTACATTTGGATTGGAACCGGAGGAAATTCTTCAAGGATTTTGAGATTAAATCTTAAAAATGACAAATTAGAAGCTTTTGATACTCCTTTTGTTCAAGGTATATCTTCCCAGGGAATTTATTCAATAGATTTTTCTGATGATAAATTCGGTATCGCTGTTGGTGGTGATTATACTAAACAAGAAGCCAATATCAACAATATTGCAACCACCAATAACGGTGGTGAAACATGGCAGATTCAGGCATCAGGTAAAAATTCAGGTTACACGACATGCGTAAAGATAAAACCGGGATCAAAAGGAAAAGAGATCATCGCAGTAGGAGATCAGCACATCAGTTATTCTTCAGATTTCGGGAAAACTTGGAAGAAAATTTCCGATGAAAAAGCACTTTTTGTCTGTGAATGGATCGATAAAAATGCAGTGGTTTTTGCAGGCAAAGACAGAATTATAAAAATGAAACTGGATTGA